In Aliamphritea ceti, a single window of DNA contains:
- the csrA gene encoding carbon storage regulator CsrA gives MLILTRRVGETLMVGDDVTVTVLGVKGNQVRIGVNAPKDVSVHREEIYQRIQKEKQEGNQE, from the coding sequence ATGTTAATTCTTACTCGCCGTGTAGGTGAAACGCTAATGGTCGGTGACGACGTCACTGTTACTGTCCTGGGTGTGAAAGGTAATCAGGTGCGCATTGGTGTTAATGCACCTAAAGATGTGTCTGTTCATCGCGAAGAAATCTATCAGCGTATTCAGAAAGAGAAGCAAGAAGGTAATCAAGAGTAA
- a CDS encoding aspartate kinase, which produces MALFVQKYGGTSVGSVERIQAVADKVKGFRQAGHDVVVVVSAMSGETNRLIGMAKEMQEQPTPREMDVLVSTGEQVTIALLCMALEARGVGARSFTGSQVKILTDDSHMKARIQDIEVDQMRAELDMGRVVVVAGFQGVDELGNITTLGRGGSDTTGVALAAALKADECQIYTDVDGVYTTDPRVVEGAQRLNEITFEEMLEMASLGSKVLQIRAVEFAGKYNVPLRVLHSFQDGPGTLITTEEEDTVEKPVISGIAFNRDEAKLTILGVPDIPGVASRILGPVSRANIEVDMILQNVAADNTTDFTFTVHRNDFNQAEEILVKVKEELGAREVIGNNKIAKVSIVGVGMRSHAGVASKMFDSLANENINIQMISTSEIKVSVVIAEKYLELAVRGLHSAFDLNAVDTVSE; this is translated from the coding sequence ATGGCCCTATTTGTACAGAAATACGGTGGCACCTCTGTTGGCTCGGTAGAGCGCATTCAGGCTGTCGCTGATAAAGTTAAAGGCTTTCGTCAGGCCGGTCATGATGTCGTTGTCGTTGTTTCTGCAATGAGTGGCGAAACTAATCGTTTGATTGGTATGGCTAAAGAAATGCAGGAGCAGCCTACTCCCCGTGAGATGGATGTACTGGTTTCTACCGGTGAGCAGGTAACCATTGCGCTATTATGTATGGCACTGGAAGCTCGTGGCGTAGGTGCGCGTTCATTCACGGGCAGTCAGGTCAAAATTCTGACCGATGACAGCCACATGAAAGCACGTATTCAGGACATAGAAGTCGATCAGATGCGTGCGGAACTGGATATGGGGCGGGTTGTTGTCGTTGCCGGTTTCCAGGGGGTTGATGAGCTAGGTAATATTACGACTCTGGGTCGTGGTGGCTCTGATACTACAGGTGTAGCGCTTGCTGCTGCGCTTAAAGCGGATGAGTGTCAGATATATACAGATGTGGACGGTGTGTACACAACTGATCCACGAGTTGTTGAGGGCGCTCAGCGGCTCAACGAGATTACTTTTGAAGAAATGCTGGAAATGGCCAGTCTGGGTTCAAAAGTACTGCAAATTCGGGCTGTGGAGTTCGCTGGCAAATACAATGTGCCATTGCGGGTATTACACAGCTTTCAGGATGGACCAGGAACGCTTATAACTACAGAGGAAGAGGATACAGTGGAAAAACCGGTCATTTCAGGGATTGCATTTAACCGTGATGAAGCAAAACTGACAATACTGGGTGTCCCTGATATTCCCGGTGTAGCTTCGCGGATTTTGGGTCCAGTTAGTCGTGCCAATATTGAAGTCGATATGATTTTGCAGAACGTGGCGGCAGACAACACAACAGACTTTACGTTTACAGTGCATCGTAACGACTTTAACCAGGCAGAAGAGATTCTGGTGAAGGTTAAGGAAGAGCTGGGTGCACGTGAGGTAATTGGTAATAACAAGATAGCTAAAGTATCAATTGTTGGTGTAGGCATGCGCTCGCATGCTGGTGTAGCCAGTAAGATGTTTGATTCCCTGGCTAATGAAAACATCAATATTCAGATGATTTCTACTTCAGAGATTAAAGTCTCTGTCGTAATTGCTGAAAAGTACTTGGAATTAGCTGTCCGGGGACTTCACTCGGCCTTTGATTTGAATGCCGTTGATACAGTTAGTGAATAG
- the alaS gene encoding alanine--tRNA ligase, which translates to MTSAELRQAFLNYFENNGHQIVESSSLIPANDPTLMFTNAGMVQFKDVFLGSDQRAYSRATTSQRCVRAGGKHNDLDNVGYTARHHTFFEMLGNFSFGDYFKRDAINFAWTFLTEVLELPKEKLWITVHISDDEAEKIWKEEVGIDPERFSKLDEDNFWSMGDTGPCGPSSEIFYDHGADIWGGPPGSPEEDGDRYIEIWNLVFMQFNRAADGEMTPLPKPSVDTGMGLERIAAVLQNVHSNYEIDLFQNLLKAAATAVGSDDLDNKSLRVIADHIRSCSFLILDGVIPSNEGAGYVLRRIIRRAVRHGKKLGAQGAFFYKLVTALVAEMGTAYPDLAAQQELIAKVLLKEEEQFAKTLEHGMGLLENVISKLDGTEIPGETVFKLYDTYGFPVDLTADVAREQELTIDMPGFEQAMEQQRNQARAAGKFNVDYNDTLNLEGETSFTGYEHLQGSAKVVGLFSNGAAVDSLNSGDTGIVVLDETPFYAESGGQVGDSGVLKADNCLFSVSDCTKESKNHLHHGELQQGAIKLGDTLFPEVDAERRQKTAVNHSATHVLHEALRRVLGSHVQQKGSLNDADRLRFDFSHFEAVTAEELQVVEDMVNEQIRLNTLIETDIMDIDSAKEKGAMALFGEKYDDEVRVLTMGGDFSVELCGGTHAQRSGDIALLKIVSEGGIAAGVRRVEAVTGKAALDYMAGVSEQLQEKLTDQQGKTRQLEKELEQLKAKLAAAKGADLVSAAVDVAGVKVLAEVLEGIEPKALRDTIDQLKNKLGSSVVVLATVADDKVSLAAGVSKDVTAKVKAGDLVRELTAKLGGKGGGRPDFAQGGGTDAAALPAVLADVAGLVEKNLS; encoded by the coding sequence ATGACAAGTGCCGAACTGCGACAGGCATTTCTAAACTACTTTGAAAACAACGGCCATCAGATTGTTGAAAGTAGTTCTCTGATCCCAGCCAATGATCCTACCCTGATGTTTACCAATGCAGGCATGGTGCAGTTTAAGGATGTATTCCTGGGCAGTGATCAGCGTGCTTATTCACGTGCTACAACTTCGCAGCGCTGTGTTCGCGCGGGTGGTAAGCATAACGATCTGGATAACGTTGGTTATACCGCTCGTCACCACACTTTCTTTGAAATGTTGGGCAACTTCAGCTTCGGTGATTATTTCAAGCGCGATGCAATTAACTTTGCCTGGACATTTCTGACAGAAGTACTGGAGCTGCCAAAAGAAAAGCTCTGGATTACTGTGCATATCAGTGATGATGAAGCAGAAAAGATCTGGAAAGAAGAAGTTGGTATCGATCCTGAGCGCTTCTCTAAGTTGGATGAAGATAATTTCTGGTCAATGGGCGATACTGGCCCGTGCGGACCAAGCTCTGAAATATTCTATGACCACGGTGCAGATATCTGGGGTGGGCCTCCGGGCAGCCCGGAAGAAGATGGCGATCGCTATATCGAAATCTGGAACCTGGTATTCATGCAGTTCAACCGTGCAGCTGACGGTGAAATGACGCCGTTACCTAAGCCTTCTGTTGATACAGGTATGGGGCTTGAACGTATCGCTGCTGTACTGCAGAACGTACATTCTAATTACGAAATTGATTTATTCCAAAACCTGTTGAAAGCAGCTGCGACTGCTGTCGGTAGTGATGATCTGGATAATAAATCCCTGCGAGTAATAGCTGATCACATCCGTTCATGCTCTTTCCTGATTCTAGATGGCGTAATCCCGAGTAATGAAGGTGCAGGTTACGTGCTGCGTCGGATTATTCGTCGTGCTGTGCGTCATGGTAAAAAGCTGGGTGCTCAGGGCGCATTTTTCTACAAACTAGTTACGGCACTGGTTGCTGAAATGGGCACTGCTTACCCTGATTTAGCTGCGCAGCAAGAGTTAATAGCTAAGGTGTTGCTTAAAGAAGAAGAGCAGTTTGCCAAAACGCTTGAGCACGGTATGGGGCTGTTGGAAAACGTTATTTCCAAGCTGGATGGTACTGAAATTCCGGGTGAAACTGTTTTCAAACTATACGATACCTACGGTTTCCCGGTAGACCTGACTGCTGATGTGGCTCGTGAGCAAGAACTGACGATTGATATGCCTGGTTTTGAGCAGGCAATGGAGCAACAACGTAATCAGGCGCGAGCGGCCGGTAAATTTAACGTCGATTACAATGACACGTTAAACCTTGAAGGTGAAACCAGCTTTACAGGTTATGAGCATCTTCAGGGGTCTGCCAAGGTTGTTGGTTTGTTCAGCAATGGTGCGGCTGTGGATTCATTGAATAGCGGTGACACTGGCATTGTTGTGTTGGACGAAACGCCGTTTTATGCAGAATCAGGCGGACAGGTTGGCGATAGCGGTGTATTGAAGGCAGATAACTGTCTGTTCAGTGTTTCGGATTGCACAAAAGAAAGTAAGAATCATCTGCATCATGGTGAACTGCAGCAAGGGGCTATTAAACTGGGCGATACTCTGTTCCCTGAAGTTGATGCTGAACGACGTCAGAAGACGGCGGTTAACCATTCTGCGACTCACGTGCTTCACGAAGCGCTTCGCCGTGTATTAGGTTCTCATGTGCAGCAGAAAGGCTCTTTGAATGATGCTGACCGTCTACGTTTCGACTTCTCTCATTTCGAAGCGGTAACTGCTGAAGAGTTACAAGTCGTTGAAGATATGGTTAACGAGCAGATTCGTCTTAATACCCTGATCGAAACTGACATCATGGACATAGATTCCGCCAAAGAAAAAGGTGCGATGGCGCTGTTTGGTGAAAAGTATGATGATGAGGTGCGGGTGTTAACCATGGGCGGAGACTTCTCTGTCGAGCTGTGTGGTGGTACTCATGCTCAGCGCTCAGGTGATATTGCCTTGCTGAAGATTGTATCTGAAGGTGGTATTGCTGCAGGTGTACGTCGTGTTGAGGCTGTTACCGGTAAGGCTGCTCTGGATTACATGGCAGGTGTTAGTGAGCAGCTACAGGAAAAACTGACTGATCAGCAAGGTAAAACCCGTCAGCTGGAAAAAGAGCTTGAGCAATTAAAAGCTAAGCTTGCAGCAGCTAAAGGTGCTGATCTGGTAAGTGCAGCAGTTGATGTTGCTGGTGTGAAAGTGCTTGCTGAAGTGCTGGAAGGCATAGAGCCTAAGGCGCTGCGTGACACCATTGATCAGTTAAAGAATAAGTTGGGCAGTTCAGTGGTTGTGCTGGCTACAGTGGCGGACGATAAAGTTAGCCTTGCAGCAGGCGTAAGCAAAGATGTAACTGCTAAAGTGAAGGCTGGTGATCTGGTACGTGAGTTAACAGCTAAGCTGGGTGGTAAGGGCGGTGGTCGTCCTGATTTTGCTCAGGGTGGTGGTACCGATGCAGCAGCTTTGCCTGCTGTTCTGGCAGATGTTGCCGGGTTGGTCGAAAAGAATTTGTCGTAG
- a CDS encoding regulatory protein RecX has product MSFNRSAATQATLESDSDIKNAVFGLLARREYSMKELITKLKPKCCDESQLENVLFSLQESGYISDERFLESFLRQRINQGYGPMKIRFDMRDKGISAEMLDFAMEEQEVDWFSQALEVYRRKFKGEENYDAKGYAKRMRYMMQRGFDAEQTRYAIDAKEE; this is encoded by the coding sequence ATGAGTTTTAATCGCTCTGCTGCAACTCAGGCTACACTTGAATCTGATTCGGATATAAAAAATGCGGTTTTTGGCTTGCTGGCAAGACGTGAATACTCAATGAAAGAGTTGATCACTAAATTGAAGCCAAAATGTTGTGATGAGAGTCAGCTAGAAAATGTACTCTTTTCATTACAGGAAAGTGGCTATATCAGTGATGAGCGTTTTTTAGAGAGTTTTTTACGTCAAAGGATTAATCAGGGCTATGGTCCTATGAAAATCCGTTTCGATATGAGAGATAAAGGTATTTCTGCTGAAATGCTGGATTTTGCTATGGAAGAGCAGGAGGTGGATTGGTTTTCTCAGGCGTTGGAAGTGTATCGCCGTAAGTTTAAAGGAGAAGAAAACTATGATGCAAAAGGCTATGCAAAACGCATGCGTTACATGATGCAACGAGGTTTTGATGCAGAGCAAACCCGCTATGCTATTGATGCAAAAGAAGAATAA
- the recA gene encoding recombinase RecA, whose protein sequence is MDDNRKKALDAALGQIERQFGKGTVMRMGDQPREAIPAVSTGSLTLDIALGIGGLPMGRIVEIYGPESSGKTTLTLQVIAEAQKQGKTCAFIDAEHALDPNYAEKLGVNVDEMLVSQPDTGEQALEVTDMLVRSSAVDVLVIDSVAALTPKAEIEGDMGDSHVGLQARLMSQALRKLTANVKNANTLVIFINQIRMKIGVMFGSPETTTGGNALKFYSSVRLDIRRIGAVKQGDEIVGNETRVKVVKNKVAPPFRQAEFQILYGQGIYHMGEVIDLGVKEGMIDKSGAWYAYKGDKIGQGKANAARYLEENPEIATEIEAAIRAKLLVTASEEDESEEAEAAPQLDL, encoded by the coding sequence ATGGACGACAACAGAAAGAAAGCCCTTGATGCCGCCCTTGGCCAAATCGAACGTCAGTTTGGTAAAGGTACGGTTATGCGTATGGGTGATCAGCCGCGTGAAGCTATTCCTGCTGTGTCGACCGGTTCTCTGACGCTGGATATCGCGTTGGGTATTGGTGGTTTGCCTATGGGTCGTATTGTTGAAATCTACGGTCCGGAATCTTCGGGTAAAACAACTCTTACTCTGCAAGTTATTGCCGAAGCTCAAAAGCAGGGCAAGACCTGTGCGTTCATTGATGCAGAGCATGCTTTGGACCCTAATTATGCTGAGAAGCTGGGCGTTAATGTAGATGAGATGCTGGTATCTCAGCCAGATACTGGTGAGCAGGCACTGGAAGTTACAGATATGCTGGTTCGTTCCAGTGCAGTAGATGTTCTGGTTATTGACTCTGTTGCTGCCCTGACACCTAAAGCTGAGATCGAAGGTGACATGGGTGATTCTCATGTAGGTTTGCAGGCGCGTCTGATGTCTCAGGCGCTGCGTAAGCTGACGGCTAATGTAAAGAATGCCAATACTCTGGTGATCTTTATTAACCAGATTCGTATGAAAATCGGTGTTATGTTTGGTAGCCCTGAAACAACGACTGGTGGTAACGCACTGAAATTTTATTCCTCTGTTCGTTTGGATATCCGTCGTATCGGTGCAGTGAAGCAGGGTGACGAAATTGTCGGTAACGAAACCCGGGTTAAAGTTGTTAAGAACAAGGTTGCTCCTCCATTCCGTCAGGCTGAATTCCAGATTCTGTATGGTCAGGGTATCTACCATATGGGCGAAGTAATTGATCTGGGTGTAAAAGAAGGGATGATTGATAAGTCCGGTGCATGGTACGCATATAAGGGCGACAAGATCGGTCAGGGTAAAGCAAATGCTGCCCGTTACCTGGAAGAGAATCCTGAAATCGCAACAGAGATTGAAGCTGCTATCCGTGCTAAGTTGCTGGTAACTGCTTCGGAAGAAGATGAAAGCGAAGAAGCTGAAGCAGCTCCTCAGCTGGATCTGTAA
- a CDS encoding CinA family protein, with translation MGTENILQLVEQLADRALQQNVILSTAESCTGGGIATAMTALAGSSAWFDAGFVTYSNEAKSRMLNVPLAVIEAHGAVSQPVVEAMTAGAIANSQAQLSVAVSGVAGPGGGTEKKPVGTVWIAWRSGSESVAQRYQFAGDRDSVRLQTVEQALSGLVKLLDKNTV, from the coding sequence ATGGGAACGGAAAATATTTTACAGCTGGTTGAACAGTTAGCGGATCGGGCTTTACAGCAAAACGTTATATTGTCGACAGCCGAGTCCTGTACAGGTGGTGGGATTGCTACGGCGATGACAGCGCTGGCCGGAAGCTCTGCCTGGTTTGATGCAGGCTTTGTGACATACAGTAATGAAGCTAAAAGCCGTATGTTAAATGTGCCGCTGGCTGTGATTGAAGCACATGGGGCGGTGAGTCAGCCGGTGGTTGAAGCCATGACTGCAGGCGCAATTGCTAATAGTCAGGCACAGCTGAGTGTTGCTGTGAGTGGTGTAGCCGGGCCTGGTGGTGGTACGGAAAAAAAGCCGGTAGGGACTGTCTGGATTGCCTGGAGAAGTGGATCTGAGTCTGTCGCTCAGCGATATCAGTTTGCTGGTGACCGGGATTCCGTGCGACTTCAGACCGTAGAACAGGCACTTAGCGGCCTGGTGAAACTACTGGATAAAAATACTGTATAA
- a CDS encoding substrate-binding periplasmic protein, with protein sequence MATVVGHATASHRSINLVSGPDYAPYVSDELPEGGVVTEVVKRVFSEMGYHTELSFFPWNRGYQRVLNVQSDATFPYAWGADRAEQFLYSRAVNRVTIRVFMHRDAAFDFTEANDLEGLSYCQPLGYQTEPELRYMIEQKQLVRYEARDMDGCFEMLSAKRVDFVVSNDLVGWSAAQRAIGNAAEQTVVTADEPFRAISEYLIISKQHPQAEILIETFNIAYEALLEVGVLDGIWKSRLGRHAQAVK encoded by the coding sequence TTGGCCACTGTGGTTGGCCATGCGACAGCGTCGCATCGAAGCATAAATCTAGTCAGTGGCCCTGACTATGCGCCATATGTAAGTGACGAACTGCCAGAAGGTGGTGTCGTTACTGAGGTGGTGAAGCGGGTCTTTAGTGAGATGGGGTATCATACCGAGTTATCTTTTTTCCCCTGGAACCGCGGCTATCAGCGGGTTCTGAATGTTCAGAGTGATGCAACCTTTCCATATGCCTGGGGAGCAGACCGGGCCGAGCAGTTTCTCTACTCAAGGGCGGTGAACAGGGTGACCATCCGGGTGTTTATGCACAGAGATGCTGCCTTTGATTTCACGGAAGCGAATGACTTGGAGGGCTTGTCATATTGCCAGCCACTGGGATATCAGACTGAGCCGGAACTCAGATATATGATTGAGCAGAAACAACTGGTCCGTTATGAAGCACGTGATATGGATGGGTGTTTCGAAATGCTATCCGCAAAGCGGGTGGATTTTGTTGTATCGAATGATCTGGTGGGCTGGAGTGCTGCACAAAGAGCCATAGGCAATGCTGCTGAGCAGACAGTTGTAACGGCCGATGAGCCATTTAGGGCTATATCTGAGTATTTGATTATCAGTAAACAGCATCCGCAAGCAGAAATACTTATCGAAACCTTCAACATTGCATATGAAGCATTACTTGAAGTGGGAGTGCTGGACGGCATCTGGAAGTCCAGGCTGGGGCGTCATGCTCAAGCGGTTAAATGA